Proteins encoded within one genomic window of Camelina sativa cultivar DH55 chromosome 19, Cs, whole genome shotgun sequence:
- the LOC104768145 gene encoding uncharacterized protein LOC104768145 gives MNIVTKDGGGCANANPPATNNDVGSSSWRRLYAKRPSLMCNGGTEWRVLKNIFLALRVSLLKIAIIVNLAGGSRRSWVSSLQRFFLFKNAPVFALGYYTNDALTPNANKLIKEAKQCLAQGKSLVKMREAEVAEAESIVKMAKSELAEVKRMRKIMLDPYNARLEELIEMKQAERHLQEETERSYIRGNGSEEAI, from the exons ATGAATATTGTGACTAAAGATGGTGGGGGCTGCGCGAACGCAAACCCCCCTGCCACAAATAATGACGTAGGCTCTTCCTCTTGGAGAAGACTTTACGCTAAGCGCCCCTCCTTAATGTGCAATGGAG GAACGGAGTGGAGAGTACTGAAGAACATTTTTTTAGCTCTGCGTGTCTCTCTTCTAAAAATCGCCATTATCGTCAATCTCGC AGGAGGGTCACGAAGATCATGGGTCTCTTCTCTTCAAa ggttttttttgtttaagaatgCACCAGTATTTGCTCTTGGATACTACACAA ATGATGCTTTAACCCCTAATGCAAATAAACTAATCAAAGAAGCCAAACAG TGCTTGGCTCAAGGCAAGTCCTTAGTAAAG ATGCGTGAGGCTGAGGTGGCTGAAGCCGAGTCCATAGTAAAG ATGGCTAAGTCTGAGCTCGCTGAGGTGAAAAGAATGAGAAAGATTATGCTCGATCcatataat GCTAGGTTGGAAGAGTTGATAGAAATGAAACAGGCCGAACGACATTTGCAAGAAGAAACTGAGCGCAGTTACATACGAGGAAATGGATCTGAAGAAGCTATCTGA
- the LOC104767048 gene encoding uncharacterized protein LOC104767048, translating to MSRKVSRIKSIMGFLGSILLKYYGRRDLSSQGRKGLFWRAFVQASKTNAIFGLGFFTHADLYSNSDEAEETKKLMAGMDSLSESLEKLMARIQRKDGVFTSSATSVVFAFSLKDFSHVSVYV from the exons atgtcGCGTAAGGTTTCTAG GATCAAGAGCATCATGGGATTCTTGGGCTCCATTCTCTTGAAG TATTATGGCAGGAGAGATTTATCTTCTCAGGGGAGGAAGGGACTGTTCTGGAGAGCTTTTGTTCAAGCTTCTAAGACAAATGCAATATTTGGTCTTGGATTCTTCACGC ATGCTGATTTATACTCTAATTCAGATGAAGCGGAAGAG ACTAAGAAGCTTATGGCTGGGATGGATTCTTTGAGCGAGTCATTGGAGAAGTTAATGGCTCGG ATTCAAAGAAAAGATGGCGTTTTTACATCAAGTGCAACGAGTGTGGTTTTTGCGTTTTCTTTGAAAGATTTTTCTCATGTTTCAGTCTATGTATGA
- the LOC104767049 gene encoding probable E3 ubiquitin-protein ligase ATL44: protein MIRPSRLLETAPPPPQPSQEMIVAESDMVVILSALLCALICVAGLAAVVRCAWLRRFTGGGDSSPSPNKGLKKKALQSLPRSTFTVAESTSGGGDDGDTTECAICLTEFADGEVIRVLPLCGHSFHVACIDKWLVSRSSCPSCRRILTPLRCDRCGHASTAGVKDQAHRHQHQHQHQHHHQHSSSTTIPTFLP, encoded by the coding sequence ATGATTCGACCGTCAAGATTACTTGAGACGGCGCCGCCGCCACCACAACCGTCTCAGGAGATGATCGTAGCGGAATCAGACATGGTGGTGATTTTGTCCGCTCTTCTTTGCGCTCTTATATGCGTAGCTGGCCTCGCCGCCGTCGTGCGTTGCGCTTGGCTCCGGAGGTTCACCGGCGGTGGAGATTCTTCGCCGTCTCCGAACAAAGGCTTGAAAAAGAAAGCTCTCCAGTCTCTACCAAGATCCACTTTCACCGTCGCGGAATCTACCTCCGGCGGCGGTGACGACGGAGACACGACGGAATGTGCTATTTGTCTCACTGAGTTCGCCgacggtgaagtgataagagTGCTTCCTCTATGTGGCCATTCTTTCCACGTGGCGTGTATAGACAAATGGCTGGTTTCTAGGTCGTCTTGTCCTTCTTGTCGCCGGATTCTTACGCCGTTGAGATGTGACCGGTGTGGTCACGCTTCCACGGCGGGGGTGAAAGATCAAGCTCATcgtcatcaacatcaacatcaacatcaacatcatcaccaACACTCTTCTTCTACTACCATCCCTACGTTTCTTCCTTAa